The proteins below are encoded in one region of Taeniopygia guttata chromosome 15, bTaeGut7.mat, whole genome shotgun sequence:
- the UQCR10 gene encoding cytochrome b-c1 complex subunit 9 — translation MVLLRQVYASLFRRSSTFALSIVLGAVLFERAFDQGADALFEQLNEGKLWKHIKHKYEN, via the exons ATGGTGCTGCTGCGGCAGGTGTACGCGTCGCTGTTCCGCCGCAGCTCCACGTTCGCGCTGTCGATCGTGCTGGGCGCGGTGCTCTTCGAGCGCGCCTTCGACCAGGGCGCGGACGCGCTCTTCGAGCAGCTCAACGAAGGG AAACTGTGGAAACACATcaagcacaagtatgagaactga
- the UQCR10 gene encoding cytochrome b-c1 complex subunit 9 isoform X1 — MVLLRQVYASLFRRSSTFALSIVLGAVLFERAFDQGADALFEQLNEGVRAV; from the coding sequence ATGGTGCTGCTGCGGCAGGTGTACGCGTCGCTGTTCCGCCGCAGCTCCACGTTCGCGCTGTCGATCGTGCTGGGCGCGGTGCTCTTCGAGCGCGCCTTCGACCAGGGCGCGGACGCGCTCTTCGAGCAGCTCAACGAAGGGGTGAGGGCTGTGTAa